One genomic segment of Gottschalkia acidurici 9a includes these proteins:
- a CDS encoding TetR/AcrR family transcriptional regulator, whose protein sequence is MKEKTDLRIIRSKFMIRKAFLTLLEEKGYHNITVTDISKKSMINRKTFYSHYETKSALYNEIVDDTLSMLEPLTLLKKGHDIKDDFQITQVIKILDNVKKQRLVFKILMEDTTSNDFSHKLKATLSNILVNNINISITAEQTGIPLELLKNVYSSIFIEIIKWWIYQNNVSSSDAANKMFSIFSKNILLMLDVKDIYSTH, encoded by the coding sequence GTGAAAGAAAAAACAGATTTACGAATCATACGAAGCAAATTTATGATTAGAAAGGCATTTCTTACCCTTTTAGAAGAAAAAGGATATCATAATATTACGGTAACAGATATATCTAAAAAATCTATGATTAATAGAAAGACCTTTTATTCTCATTATGAAACTAAAAGTGCTCTTTATAACGAAATAGTGGATGACACTCTTTCAATGCTTGAACCGTTAACATTATTAAAAAAAGGTCATGATATAAAAGACGACTTTCAAATAACTCAGGTTATTAAAATTCTTGATAATGTAAAGAAGCAGAGGCTTGTATTTAAAATACTTATGGAAGACACAACAAGTAATGATTTCTCACATAAATTAAAAGCTACTTTATCAAATATTCTAGTCAACAATATAAATATTTCTATCACAGCTGAACAAACAGGTATACCTCTTGAATTATTGAAAAATGTGTACTCTTCGATATTTATTGAAATTATAAAGTGGTGGATATATCAAAATAATGTATCATCATCTGATGCAGCTAATAAGATGTTCTCTATCTTTTCTAAAAATATTTTACTTATGCTTGATGTAAAAGACATCTATTCTACACATTAA